One segment of Halococcus salsus DNA contains the following:
- a CDS encoding HPP family protein yields MNDRIATSLHTGLLIAVLGTLTWASGLPTLFPSLGPSAFVLAMFPESEASNPKRVIGSHVLGAVAGFLAYHLFAPGIVVTGHIPPFSLVGLRLAVSSVVAIVLTVTGMLHFGIRHPPACATTLIVALGLLPTVSDGVVIIVAVVVIVAVQLLLLRIDEFLGDVTNTSLS; encoded by the coding sequence ATGAACGACCGGATAGCGACGAGCCTTCACACGGGACTCCTGATCGCGGTCCTGGGGACGCTCACGTGGGCGAGTGGGCTGCCGACGTTGTTCCCGAGTTTGGGCCCGTCGGCGTTCGTCCTCGCGATGTTCCCCGAGAGCGAGGCGAGCAACCCGAAGCGAGTGATCGGAAGCCACGTCCTCGGGGCGGTCGCTGGCTTTCTCGCGTACCATCTGTTCGCACCGGGAATCGTCGTGACGGGCCACATCCCCCCGTTTTCGCTCGTCGGACTTCGATTGGCCGTGAGCAGCGTCGTCGCCATCGTACTGACCGTGACCGGTATGCTCCACTTCGGGATCCGCCACCCGCCAGCCTGCGCGACGACGCTCATCGTCGCACTCGGGTTGCTCCCGACCGTCTCCGACGGGGTGGTTATCATCGTTGCCGTCGTCGTCATCGTCGCCGTTCAGTTGCTCCTGCTTCGTATCGACGAGTTCCTCGGCGACGTCACGAACACGAGCCTCTCGTAG
- a CDS encoding formate/nitrite transporter family protein has product MSDRERPPNTTDDSEPALDDEDQNEEESATEDALRSTIDKSEQGAPAAGSAVRDRFSADEIFQRILATADEEFNRSFRLLFLSGLAAGFAMSLSFIGVAALSGLIPGENGASSAAGYLLYPVGFMFVVLGSYQLFTENTLTPVTLVMTRVASIPAMLRVWAVVFAANILGVAASAYVLANTHVLEPEAATMASRIGHHFFELSWGAIFWKGVFAGVLIAGMVWLIHAARDTAARVLVIFALTYAVGAAELAHCIVGAGETLYVVFSGEESLLAFFTEFLVPATLGNTVGGVVLVALLNYSHTHESRAYNRTDLDWNDWLFGNYIGKPTTATSAEGDGSTSD; this is encoded by the coding sequence ATGAGCGACCGCGAGCGCCCGCCCAACACGACCGACGACTCCGAACCGGCACTCGACGACGAGGATCAGAACGAGGAGGAGAGCGCCACGGAAGACGCGCTCCGGAGCACGATCGACAAGTCGGAGCAGGGGGCACCGGCCGCGGGGTCGGCGGTTCGTGACCGGTTCTCCGCCGACGAGATCTTCCAACGGATCCTCGCGACCGCCGACGAGGAGTTCAACCGAAGCTTTCGGTTGCTCTTCCTGAGCGGCCTCGCGGCGGGGTTCGCGATGAGCCTCTCGTTCATCGGCGTCGCCGCGCTCTCGGGGCTGATCCCCGGCGAGAACGGGGCCTCCTCGGCCGCGGGCTACCTGCTCTACCCGGTCGGGTTCATGTTCGTGGTGCTCGGGAGCTATCAGCTGTTCACCGAGAACACGCTGACGCCGGTGACGCTGGTGATGACACGGGTCGCGTCGATCCCAGCCATGCTCCGCGTGTGGGCCGTCGTCTTCGCGGCGAACATCCTCGGGGTGGCGGCGAGCGCGTACGTCCTCGCCAACACCCACGTCCTCGAACCGGAAGCCGCCACCATGGCCAGCCGGATCGGTCACCACTTCTTCGAGCTCTCGTGGGGAGCCATCTTCTGGAAAGGGGTCTTCGCTGGCGTGCTCATCGCCGGCATGGTCTGGCTGATCCACGCCGCGCGTGACACCGCCGCCCGGGTGCTGGTCATCTTCGCGCTCACGTACGCCGTGGGAGCCGCCGAGCTCGCCCACTGCATCGTCGGCGCGGGCGAGACACTCTACGTGGTCTTCTCCGGCGAGGAGTCCCTCCTCGCCTTCTTCACCGAGTTCCTCGTGCCGGCGACGCTCGGCAACACCGTCGGCGGGGTGGTGCTGGTCGCGCTGTTGAACTACAGCCACACCCACGAGAGCCGGGCGTACAACCGGACCGACCTCGACTGGAACGACTGGCTCTTCGGGAACTACATCGGGAAACCGACGACCGCCACCTCGGCCGAGGGCGACGGTTCGACCTCCGACTGA
- a CDS encoding phytoene/squalene synthase family protein yields the protein MTSTASEPTDADDRRWCHDALQGTSRTFALTVSALDEPMATEVCVSYLLCRVADTVEDAGHIPDEDQAELLSTYSRALDPDDATEIEAFVAAVEPWLPADLDDDWTVVARADRVGRTFDGLDPTAKAAVRDPIRELVDGMAMFVERHTETGGIRIESLDELEEYCWYVAGTVGTLVTNLLARDAPPERVRHLREHDRAFGLLLQLVNVAKDVTDDYYEENNVYLPAAWLREHDVDQERVCADENVPAVASVVRRVAEHATGYLDGARTYLEATPETSGNTLAAWAVPYLLAVGTLRELTDRPEDVIREGGVKVSQAEVFAIVEQFAEGVDREALSALSATVARQPFHRAG from the coding sequence ATGACCTCCACCGCCAGCGAGCCGACCGACGCCGACGACCGACGGTGGTGCCACGACGCGCTGCAGGGCACCTCCCGGACGTTCGCACTCACGGTTTCGGCGCTCGACGAACCGATGGCGACCGAGGTCTGCGTGAGCTACCTCCTCTGTCGGGTCGCCGACACCGTCGAGGACGCCGGTCACATCCCGGACGAGGACCAGGCCGAACTGCTCTCGACCTACAGCCGCGCGCTCGACCCCGACGACGCCACCGAGATCGAGGCGTTCGTGGCGGCCGTCGAACCGTGGCTTCCGGCCGACCTCGACGACGACTGGACGGTGGTCGCCCGAGCCGACCGCGTCGGCAGGACCTTCGACGGCCTCGACCCGACGGCGAAGGCGGCGGTCCGCGACCCGATCCGCGAACTCGTCGACGGGATGGCGATGTTCGTCGAGCGCCACACCGAGACGGGCGGCATCCGCATCGAGAGCCTCGACGAACTCGAGGAGTACTGCTGGTACGTCGCGGGCACCGTCGGCACCCTCGTGACCAACCTCCTCGCGCGCGACGCCCCACCCGAGCGGGTCCGCCACCTCCGCGAACACGACCGCGCGTTCGGCCTCCTCCTTCAACTCGTGAACGTCGCGAAGGACGTCACCGACGACTACTACGAGGAGAACAACGTCTACCTCCCGGCGGCGTGGCTCCGCGAGCACGACGTCGACCAGGAGCGAGTCTGTGCCGACGAGAACGTCCCGGCCGTCGCGTCCGTCGTTCGCCGCGTCGCCGAGCACGCCACGGGCTATCTCGACGGCGCGCGGACCTACCTCGAAGCCACACCCGAGACCAGCGGCAACACCCTCGCGGCGTGGGCGGTCCCCTACCTCCTCGCGGTCGGCACGCTCCGGGAACTCACCGACCGACCCGAGGACGTGATCCGCGAGGGCGGCGTGAAGGTCTCCCAGGCCGAAGTGTTCGCGATCGTCGAGCAGTTCGCCGAGGGCGTCGACCGCGAAGCCCTCTCGGCGCTCTCCGCGACGGTGGCCAGACAACCCTTCCACCGGGCCGGATAG
- the hmgB gene encoding hydroxymethylglutaryl-CoA synthase, with product MNSVGIDAVAIHAGKLRLDLAETFAPAMDEAPEKYTKGLGLHASSFPDVDEDIVTMGANAAHRLLDRKGLEPDDIGRIDVATESAFDNSKPVSTYIAGCLEQVYEGDFHHANKGERKFACISGTQSLDDAYNWIRAGRHRGRAALVIATDTALYARGDAGEATQGAGAVAMLVTEDPSLVELSPEQGFGSADETDFLKPNQQFPSVDGKRSVQVYLARMREALEDYESVAEPTHPDQFRYIPFHTPFPGMVRKAAMLGYRHMIRDSSIEDDLAPEIGRQPRIEAFDDEEQFMDAVRDYMDDLKETEAYREWYEGAIEPTLDIARHVGNWYTGSVHVARASALKRALEDDVDMTNEKLLVGSYGSGAQAEIHTETVREGWAEEIGALDIDDQLAARYDISFEEYEQVHDVHNHDKETDFEAFTTPDAEFVLSGRGPMDERVYEYVE from the coding sequence ATGAACAGCGTCGGCATCGACGCGGTCGCCATCCACGCCGGAAAGCTCAGGCTCGACCTCGCGGAGACGTTCGCCCCCGCGATGGACGAAGCACCCGAGAAGTACACCAAGGGCCTCGGCCTCCACGCGAGTTCGTTCCCCGACGTCGACGAGGACATCGTGACGATGGGGGCGAACGCCGCCCACCGGCTGCTGGACCGGAAAGGGTTGGAACCCGACGACATCGGCCGGATCGACGTCGCGACCGAGAGCGCGTTCGACAACTCCAAACCCGTCTCAACCTACATCGCGGGCTGTCTCGAACAAGTCTACGAGGGCGACTTCCACCACGCAAACAAGGGCGAGCGTAAGTTCGCGTGTATCTCGGGGACCCAGAGCCTCGACGACGCCTACAACTGGATCCGGGCCGGCCGCCACCGCGGCCGCGCGGCGCTCGTTATCGCGACCGACACCGCGCTCTACGCCCGCGGCGACGCCGGCGAGGCCACCCAGGGCGCGGGCGCGGTGGCGATGCTCGTGACCGAGGACCCGAGTCTGGTCGAACTCAGCCCCGAACAGGGCTTCGGGAGCGCCGACGAGACCGACTTCCTCAAACCCAACCAGCAGTTCCCGAGCGTCGACGGCAAACGGTCGGTCCAGGTCTACCTCGCCCGGATGCGCGAGGCGCTGGAGGACTACGAGTCGGTCGCCGAACCCACGCACCCCGACCAGTTCCGCTACATCCCGTTCCACACGCCGTTCCCGGGCATGGTGCGCAAGGCCGCGATGCTCGGCTACCGCCACATGATCCGCGACTCCTCGATCGAGGACGACCTCGCACCCGAGATCGGTCGCCAGCCCCGGATCGAGGCGTTCGACGACGAGGAACAGTTCATGGACGCGGTCCGTGACTACATGGACGACCTGAAGGAGACCGAGGCGTACCGCGAGTGGTACGAGGGGGCCATCGAACCGACCCTCGACATCGCGCGCCACGTCGGGAACTGGTACACCGGTTCTGTGCACGTCGCCCGCGCGAGCGCGCTCAAGCGCGCGCTCGAAGACGACGTCGACATGACGAACGAGAAACTCCTCGTCGGCTCCTACGGCAGCGGCGCGCAGGCCGAGATCCACACCGAGACCGTCCGCGAGGGCTGGGCCGAGGAGATCGGTGCCCTCGACATCGACGACCAGCTCGCGGCGCGCTACGACATCTCCTTCGAGGAGTACGAGCAGGTCCACGACGTCCACAACCACGACAAGGAGACCGACTTCGAGGCGTTCACGACGCCCGACGCCGAGTTCGTCCTGAGCGGGCGCGGCCCGATGGACGAACGGGTCTACGAGTACGTCGAATAG
- a CDS encoding PHP domain-containing protein, whose protein sequence is MLSVELHCHSELSFDGRDPVDLLLAQAEAVGLDALAITDHDEIDASLAAADRAADYGLVGIPGSEVTSAAGHVLALGINERVPAGLSFGETLAAIRDQGGIAVVPHPFQRSRSGVAPHITRAELATADAIEIYNSRLLTGRSNRHAERFARANDLPMTAGSDAHIAEMVGQAVTKVDAAERTVSGVLDGVTAGRTEVIGKRTPWRISLRQASGGVKRRIRSRVTGLFG, encoded by the coding sequence GTGCTGTCGGTCGAGTTACACTGTCACTCCGAGCTGTCGTTCGACGGTCGCGACCCCGTCGACCTCCTCCTGGCCCAGGCCGAAGCAGTCGGGCTGGACGCGCTCGCGATCACCGACCACGACGAGATCGACGCCAGCCTCGCGGCCGCCGACCGGGCCGCCGACTACGGGCTGGTCGGGATCCCCGGTTCGGAGGTCACCTCCGCCGCGGGCCACGTCCTCGCGCTCGGGATCAACGAGCGGGTCCCGGCGGGGCTCTCCTTCGGCGAGACCCTCGCCGCGATCCGCGACCAGGGCGGCATCGCGGTGGTCCCCCATCCCTTCCAGCGCTCGCGCTCCGGGGTCGCGCCCCACATCACGCGCGCCGAGCTCGCCACCGCCGACGCCATCGAGATCTACAACTCGCGACTCCTGACCGGGCGCTCGAACCGCCACGCCGAGCGGTTCGCCCGCGCGAACGACCTCCCGATGACCGCGGGGAGCGACGCCCACATCGCGGAGATGGTCGGTCAGGCCGTGACGAAGGTCGACGCCGCCGAACGAACCGTCTCGGGCGTGCTCGACGGGGTCACGGCCGGACGGACCGAGGTCATCGGCAAACGGACCCCGTGGCGGATCAGCCTCCGGCAGGCGAGCGGCGGGGTCAAACGCCGGATCCGGAGCCGGGTCACGGGTCTCTTCGGGTAG
- a CDS encoding MFS transporter — MIYPVLLPSLSERFDLTLTTAGLLVTLIWITYAIGQVPGGVLADRYGERTILATGLVIVAGAVSLVVLAPTTWSLFAATGLVGVGLSLYPVARITALSDLYPDRIGRVLGITMAAGDTGQTVLPLVAGVLVGLAWQVGLGFVVPLLVVVAVAVWRALPPAAPSETADTELTLQRATDVLGELYHPTLVIMVVILTLYIGVLQTFSAFYPTYLIDEKGFSATTASALFSLFFAFGIVAKPLAGVAYDAIGIRRSLPVILGGAVVGFALLPFLDRFWLLAADTVLISSMLGSGAITQSYLSETIPPEIEGTGLGAVRSSASLLASMGPVLFGAVAERGFFDEGYLSLALLMAVVTVLTFRLPAEADQP, encoded by the coding sequence ATGATCTATCCGGTGTTGTTGCCGTCGCTGAGCGAGCGCTTCGACCTCACGCTCACCACCGCTGGCCTGTTGGTTACCCTCATCTGGATCACCTATGCGATCGGGCAAGTCCCGGGCGGTGTGCTGGCCGACCGGTACGGTGAGCGGACGATCCTGGCGACGGGATTGGTGATCGTCGCCGGTGCGGTGTCGTTGGTCGTTCTCGCCCCGACGACGTGGAGCCTGTTCGCGGCAACCGGACTGGTGGGTGTCGGGCTCTCCCTGTATCCGGTCGCACGGATCACCGCTCTCTCGGACCTCTATCCCGACCGGATCGGTCGTGTGTTGGGGATAACGATGGCGGCGGGCGACACCGGCCAGACGGTCCTTCCGTTGGTCGCCGGCGTTCTCGTCGGCCTCGCGTGGCAGGTCGGCCTCGGCTTCGTCGTGCCCCTCCTCGTGGTGGTCGCGGTCGCCGTCTGGCGAGCGCTCCCACCGGCCGCCCCGTCCGAGACGGCGGACACGGAGCTGACCCTCCAGCGGGCCACGGACGTGCTCGGGGAGCTCTACCACCCAACGTTGGTGATAATGGTCGTCATCCTGACCCTGTACATCGGGGTTCTGCAGACGTTCTCAGCGTTCTATCCAACGTATCTGATCGACGAGAAGGGGTTCTCCGCGACGACGGCGAGCGCGTTGTTCAGCCTGTTCTTCGCCTTCGGCATCGTCGCGAAACCGCTCGCCGGGGTCGCGTACGACGCGATCGGGATCCGGCGGTCGCTCCCGGTCATCCTCGGCGGGGCGGTCGTCGGTTTCGCCCTCCTCCCCTTCCTCGATCGGTTCTGGTTGCTCGCCGCGGATACGGTCCTCATCAGCTCGATGCTGGGGTCAGGTGCGATCACCCAGTCGTACCTCTCCGAGACGATCCCACCGGAGATAGAGGGCACCGGATTGGGGGCCGTCAGGTCGAGCGCCTCGTTGCTCGCGTCGATGGGACCGGTGCTCTTCGGTGCGGTAGCCGAGCGGGGGTTCTTCGACGAGGGGTATCTTTCACTGGCACTGCTCATGGCCGTCGTTACGGTGCTCACGTTTCGACTTCCCGCCGAAGCCGACCAGCCGTGA
- a CDS encoding glycoside hydrolase family 26 protein: MTGSTTTPESTSTPTTTSTADAASAPSDPLLTGAYIGGSGSYASNLELFESWLGHPPALTMEFVEGLRSRDVVSRFLANRMTPIWEAGSVPVVTWLPSTGTTTETADDIAREVADGDHDALIERWATRLRDWTIDDGTQRRFYFRPGHEMNGNWFPWSADSSSTTNDYIEMWRRIHTIFTESGLDETTTQWMWSPNADEIGGVRAEAYYPGDDYVDWVGLDGFNFGDSQSYSEWRTPEEIFGSMLERMRELTAKPVALPEVASSSFRGDDYTPSAKARWVRRLFSFADDNDVRMVNWFNTEKSGVDESDWAVFGGERGTDTHEIDGESYATYNAYRATVNSPSVIRGDADTAARLTDREFSGDL; the protein is encoded by the coding sequence ATGACCGGATCGACGACCACCCCGGAGTCGACGTCCACACCGACGACGACATCGACGGCGGACGCGGCCTCTGCGCCCTCCGATCCGCTCCTCACAGGGGCCTACATCGGTGGCTCCGGGTCGTACGCCAGCAATCTCGAACTGTTCGAGAGCTGGCTCGGCCATCCGCCCGCACTCACGATGGAGTTCGTCGAGGGGTTGCGATCGAGGGACGTCGTGAGCCGATTCCTCGCCAATCGGATGACACCCATCTGGGAGGCCGGCTCCGTCCCCGTCGTCACATGGCTTCCATCGACCGGCACGACCACCGAGACCGCCGACGACATCGCGCGCGAGGTCGCCGACGGGGACCACGACGCGCTCATAGAGCGGTGGGCGACACGACTCAGGGACTGGACCATCGACGATGGCACTCAGCGGCGCTTCTACTTCCGGCCCGGCCACGAGATGAACGGCAACTGGTTCCCGTGGAGCGCCGACTCGTCGTCGACGACGAACGACTACATCGAGATGTGGAGACGGATCCACACGATCTTCACGGAAAGCGGGCTGGACGAGACGACGACCCAGTGGATGTGGTCACCGAACGCCGACGAGATCGGCGGTGTGCGGGCCGAAGCCTACTACCCGGGCGACGACTACGTCGACTGGGTCGGTCTCGACGGGTTCAACTTCGGGGATTCCCAGTCGTACTCGGAGTGGCGGACGCCCGAGGAGATATTCGGGTCCATGCTCGAACGGATGCGGGAATTGACCGCGAAACCGGTCGCGCTCCCCGAGGTCGCCTCGTCGTCGTTCCGGGGTGACGACTACACCCCGTCGGCGAAGGCACGGTGGGTGCGGCGGTTGTTCTCGTTCGCCGACGACAACGACGTCCGGATGGTGAACTGGTTCAACACCGAGAAGTCCGGGGTGGACGAGTCCGACTGGGCGGTCTTCGGTGGCGAGCGGGGGACGGATACCCACGAGATCGACGGTGAGTCCTACGCCACCTACAACGCGTATCGGGCGACGGTGAACTCGCCGTCGGTCATCCGTGGCGACGCCGACACGGCCGCTCGCCTGACGGACCGCGAGTTCAGCGGCGACCTGTGA
- a CDS encoding formate/nitrite transporter family protein has translation MSTETGSDEPSGGSLSYQNILEREMEEALQEIARPTAGVFLSGLAAGLNLSFGALFMGMALTFSGGFESELVQQVALGSLSSIAFLFVVLGQTELFTAHSTMAVLPVLDRRASLGDLGGLWGATYVSNLLGCVLFAALIAVLGPSMGIVSPSAFGTLADALVPLPWWTILLSGVVAGWLMGMTTWLVAASRDTVGRIVFTLVVTGAIGFGPFHHAILGTTEVVSAMFLGQGVTIGDFVHFLLWTTVGNVIGGAVFVGLLNYGHIELAGERQDVDFEAETTGDS, from the coding sequence ATGAGTACTGAGACGGGGAGCGACGAGCCCTCCGGTGGGTCCCTCTCCTACCAGAACATCCTCGAACGGGAGATGGAGGAAGCGCTTCAGGAGATCGCTCGCCCGACGGCGGGAGTCTTCCTGTCCGGGCTCGCGGCGGGGTTGAACCTGAGCTTCGGTGCGCTGTTCATGGGGATGGCGTTGACGTTTTCCGGCGGGTTCGAATCCGAGTTGGTCCAGCAGGTCGCGCTGGGAAGCCTCTCCTCGATAGCGTTCCTGTTCGTGGTTCTCGGGCAAACGGAGTTGTTCACCGCCCACTCCACGATGGCTGTGCTCCCGGTTCTCGACCGCCGGGCTTCGCTCGGCGACCTCGGCGGACTCTGGGGTGCAACGTACGTTTCGAACCTGCTTGGATGCGTGCTATTCGCTGCTCTCATCGCCGTTCTCGGGCCGTCGATGGGGATCGTTTCGCCGTCGGCGTTCGGAACGCTCGCGGATGCATTAGTCCCTCTCCCGTGGTGGACGATCCTCCTGAGCGGCGTCGTGGCCGGTTGGCTCATGGGGATGACCACGTGGCTCGTCGCGGCCAGCCGTGATACGGTCGGACGGATCGTGTTCACGTTGGTCGTCACCGGGGCGATCGGCTTCGGCCCGTTCCATCACGCCATCCTCGGGACGACCGAGGTGGTCTCCGCGATGTTCCTGGGCCAGGGCGTGACCATCGGGGACTTCGTGCACTTCCTCCTCTGGACGACGGTCGGGAACGTCATCGGGGGAGCGGTCTTCGTCGGGTTGCTCAACTACGGCCACATCGAACTCGCCGGCGAACGACAGGACGTGGACTTCGAGGCCGAGACGACCGGCGACTCCTGA
- a CDS encoding helix-turn-helix domain-containing protein gives MTDRGPRRELASKIAGDVVLSDDPGATIRKWRTDFDVPQTALADELDISASVVSDYESGRRQSPGIGVVRRIVTGLLDIDEARGGEHLRQYARLLSAGFDREVVRDLREYPTPVRLNGFYDAIDATEVVTGSHDTVAGHTVINSIEAIVRLSTEEFYRLYGQSTNRALVFTGVSNGEGALVALRVVTPTPTAVVLHGLDTEDLWEHAPALARADGFSLAVADGDLETMLDALGGMT, from the coding sequence ATGACCGACCGCGGCCCGCGCCGGGAGCTCGCGAGCAAGATCGCCGGCGACGTGGTGCTGAGCGACGACCCCGGCGCGACGATCCGAAAGTGGCGCACCGACTTCGACGTACCCCAGACGGCGCTCGCCGACGAACTCGACATCTCGGCCTCGGTGGTCTCCGACTACGAGAGCGGTCGGCGGCAGAGCCCCGGCATCGGCGTCGTCAGACGCATTGTGACCGGTCTGCTCGACATCGACGAGGCGCGCGGCGGCGAGCACCTCCGTCAGTACGCCCGCCTCCTCTCGGCGGGGTTCGACCGCGAGGTCGTCCGCGACCTCCGGGAGTACCCGACCCCGGTGCGGCTCAACGGCTTCTACGACGCCATCGACGCAACGGAGGTCGTCACGGGCTCGCACGACACCGTCGCGGGCCACACGGTCATCAACTCGATCGAGGCGATAGTGCGGCTCTCCACCGAGGAGTTCTACCGGCTCTACGGCCAGAGCACGAACCGTGCGCTCGTCTTCACCGGGGTCTCGAACGGCGAGGGGGCGCTGGTCGCCCTCCGCGTCGTCACCCCGACGCCGACCGCGGTGGTGCTCCACGGCCTCGACACCGAGGACCTCTGGGAGCACGCCCCGGCGCTCGCGCGTGCCGACGGGTTCTCGCTCGCGGTGGCCGACGGCGACCTCGAAACGATGCTCGACGCCCTCGGCGGGATGACCTGA
- a CDS encoding GNAT family N-acetyltransferase, with the protein METRRYDPAKDSGVLWGLKERFERELGGLGGDAKADSYDGKLTEGYRERYLDWAEWCIEQNPDCIAVADPAERGDDLAGYVFVLPEELSMIWDAGVVNELYVGEAHRGTGLVDDLLDAAFACVEAQDLPLDRVALDVDPDNGPANGVYRRHGFEPWGELLMREY; encoded by the coding sequence ATGGAGACCAGGCGATACGACCCGGCCAAGGATTCGGGGGTACTGTGGGGGCTGAAGGAGCGCTTCGAGCGGGAACTCGGGGGGCTCGGTGGCGACGCGAAGGCCGATAGCTACGACGGCAAGCTCACCGAGGGCTATCGCGAGCGCTACCTCGACTGGGCAGAGTGGTGCATCGAGCAGAACCCCGACTGCATCGCGGTGGCCGACCCGGCGGAGCGGGGGGACGACCTCGCGGGCTACGTCTTCGTGCTCCCCGAGGAGCTCTCGATGATCTGGGATGCTGGGGTGGTGAACGAACTCTACGTCGGCGAGGCTCACCGTGGAACTGGCTTGGTCGACGACCTGCTCGACGCGGCCTTCGCGTGTGTCGAGGCCCAGGACCTCCCGCTCGACCGGGTCGCGCTCGACGTCGACCCCGACAACGGCCCCGCGAACGGGGTCTACCGGCGTCACGGCTTCGAGCCCTGGGGCGAACTCCTGATGCGCGAGTACTGA
- a CDS encoding universal stress protein, with translation MTERVLVPLTDSNHAWPGLEYALELYPEADVTVINVVDPAGAGYGERSSGDENERGTPEDQAAELFTAATDLANESGRDLTTTLIEGRPAAAIVDHSEDHSFDAIVMGSRGRSGVSRVLLGSVAGTVVENASVPVTVVP, from the coding sequence ATGACGGAACGGGTACTCGTCCCGCTCACGGACTCGAATCACGCATGGCCGGGGCTCGAGTACGCACTCGAATTGTATCCGGAGGCGGACGTCACGGTGATAAACGTCGTCGACCCGGCTGGAGCAGGCTATGGAGAACGTTCGTCCGGCGACGAAAACGAACGAGGGACTCCGGAGGACCAAGCAGCGGAGTTGTTCACGGCAGCGACCGACCTAGCGAACGAATCCGGGCGGGACCTCACCACGACCCTCATAGAGGGTCGCCCCGCTGCGGCGATCGTCGACCACTCGGAGGACCACTCCTTCGATGCGATCGTGATGGGGAGTCGCGGGCGGTCCGGCGTCTCCCGCGTCCTCCTCGGAAGCGTCGCCGGAACCGTGGTGGAGAACGCTTCGGTGCCGGTCACCGTCGTCCCGTGA
- a CDS encoding proteasome assembly chaperone family protein: protein MAVPQGQNRSVFDISHTEAPDSETLVVGFAEFGLAGLTAADYLVDHLELEEIGHVTTEGLPAVTPFENGAPRHASRLFSRPDLDITVFMNELFVPPWATDAVAESVLDWTEANDVDEIAVLSGVPYQHGPDEHRTFYVATEDYRDHRLGDTEIPPMPGGFFNGLNAKLVARGMESPLRTGVFVTPVHAQVPDIEAAIRLLEAVESVYDLAADTDPLRTYAANLQQYYAGLAEQLAPETDDSPDWMFG from the coding sequence ATGGCCGTACCCCAGGGACAGAACCGGTCCGTTTTCGACATCAGTCACACGGAAGCGCCCGACTCCGAGACGCTCGTCGTTGGTTTCGCGGAGTTCGGGCTCGCGGGGCTCACCGCCGCCGACTACCTCGTCGACCACCTCGAACTCGAGGAGATCGGCCACGTCACCACCGAGGGACTGCCGGCCGTGACACCGTTCGAGAACGGCGCGCCGCGCCACGCCTCGCGGCTGTTTTCTAGACCCGACCTCGACATCACGGTGTTCATGAACGAACTCTTCGTGCCGCCGTGGGCCACCGACGCCGTCGCGGAGTCCGTCCTCGACTGGACCGAGGCGAACGACGTCGACGAGATCGCGGTGCTCTCTGGTGTCCCCTACCAGCACGGCCCCGACGAACACCGGACGTTCTACGTCGCCACCGAGGACTACCGCGACCATCGATTGGGCGACACCGAGATCCCGCCGATGCCCGGTGGCTTCTTCAACGGCCTCAACGCCAAGCTCGTCGCCCGCGGCATGGAGTCGCCGCTCCGGACGGGCGTGTTCGTCACGCCGGTCCACGCCCAGGTCCCCGATATCGAGGCCGCGATACGGCTGCTGGAGGCGGTCGAGTCGGTCTACGACCTCGCGGCCGACACCGACCCGCTCCGGACGTACGCCGCGAACCTCCAGCAGTACTACGCCGGGCTCGCCGAGCAGCTCGCCCCCGAGACGGACGACTCGCCCGACTGGATGTTCGGCTAA